From the genome of Eucalyptus grandis isolate ANBG69807.140 chromosome 2, ASM1654582v1, whole genome shotgun sequence, one region includes:
- the LOC104433925 gene encoding uncharacterized protein LOC104433925 isoform X2 produces the protein MNGGGGPSKPNLSTAFGAVLHVISTSLLGITAITMANTIAGEETVHKLASLLLVILGGGYVLLFISGKGGHSHSHNQPMEKMAVAGLVLVPALSPCATTLPVFLAVGNSSSMMVLAIIVLLFSTITVMTSLVALSFYGASQLKFHWVERYDKLLVGSVLCLVGILTLLFHDHDHNGDVGSGGQHVHRKVIGF, from the exons CTGCATTTGGGGCAGTTTTGCATGTAATTTCTACTTCACTTCTTGGCATCACTGCTATTACAATGGCAAATACGATTGCTGGCGAAGAAACAGTCCATAAACTTGCTTCTCTTTTGCTTGTAATTCTCGGTGGTGGCTACGTGTTGTTGTTTATTTCCGGAAAGGGTGGTCACAGTCATTCACACAACCAACCTATGGAGAAAATGGCTGTTGCCGGTCTGGTTCTCGTACCAGCATTATCTCCTTGTGCGACCACACTTCCTGTGTTTCTTGCCGTGGGAAACTCATCTTCCATGATGGTACTTGCCATCATTGTGCTGCTCTTCAG CACCATAACTGTGATGACCTCATTGGTGGCTCTCTCGTTTTATGGAGCTAGCCAGCTGAAATTCCACTGGGTGGAGCGGTATGACAAGCTTCTTGTAGGCTCAGTCCTCTGCTTGGTGGGAATACTAACTCTCCTTTTTCATGATCACGATCATAATGGCGATGTGGGTTCTGGAGGACAGCATGTGCATAGGAAAGTCATTGGGTTCTGa